The Palleronia sp. THAF1 genome window below encodes:
- the flgA gene encoding flagellar basal body P-ring formation chaperone FlgA, with amino-acid sequence MIRIALLLILTAAPALADMVVATTTIRARSLIGPGDLKIAPGGAPGLLSDPSAAIGQEARVTLYAGRPVRTGDIGPPALIERNQIVVIEYAAGTLRMRADGRALDRAGVGDRLRVMNLSSRATVFGDVMPDGTVTVSQGFR; translated from the coding sequence ATGATCCGCATCGCCCTTCTTCTCATCCTGACGGCAGCTCCGGCGCTGGCCGACATGGTAGTCGCGACCACGACGATCCGCGCGCGCAGCCTGATCGGTCCCGGCGACTTGAAAATCGCCCCCGGCGGCGCGCCCGGTCTGCTGTCCGACCCGTCAGCTGCAATCGGACAGGAAGCGCGCGTGACGCTCTACGCCGGACGGCCGGTGCGCACGGGCGACATCGGCCCGCCCGCGTTGATCGAGCGCAATCAGATCGTTGTTATAGAGTATGCCGCCGGCACTTTGCGCATGCGCGCCGATGGTCGCGCGCTGGATCGCGCCGGTGTTGGCGACCGCCTGCGCGTCATGAACCTGTCCTCTCGCGCAACCGTCTTCGGAGACGTCATGCCCGACGGAACCGTCACCGTCTCACAAGGATTCCGCTGA
- the flgG gene encoding flagellar basal-body rod protein FlgG: protein MRALSIAATGMAAQQQRVEVISHNLANMSTTGYNARRAEFADLHYEQVARPGAISSATGTELPTGIQLGLGARSAAVTMEVAQGTLVQTGGDLDLAIEGNGYLEVTLPSSQSGYTRDGALKRSADGQIVTSDGYPAVPGITIPEDARAIAINADGEVYAYFANEVEPQILGQLNLVGFSNVKGLEAIGSNLFVESPASGAPVGGQPGTDGLGTLRQGYLEDSSVDPVREITKLIEAQRGYELNSKVITAADQMLGATTQIR from the coding sequence ATGCGCGCCCTGTCCATCGCCGCCACCGGAATGGCCGCCCAGCAACAGCGGGTGGAAGTCATTTCCCACAACCTCGCGAACATGAGCACCACCGGCTACAACGCCCGCCGCGCAGAATTCGCCGACCTGCACTACGAACAGGTCGCTCGCCCCGGCGCGATCTCGTCCGCCACCGGCACCGAACTGCCGACAGGCATCCAACTTGGCCTAGGCGCACGCTCTGCCGCCGTGACGATGGAGGTCGCGCAGGGCACTTTGGTCCAGACCGGCGGCGATCTGGATCTTGCCATTGAAGGCAACGGTTACCTGGAGGTCACGCTGCCCTCGAGCCAGTCCGGCTACACTCGTGACGGTGCTCTGAAACGATCCGCGGACGGCCAGATCGTCACATCGGACGGCTATCCCGCCGTACCGGGCATCACCATCCCCGAAGACGCACGTGCCATCGCGATCAACGCAGACGGCGAGGTCTACGCCTACTTCGCGAACGAGGTCGAACCCCAAATCCTGGGTCAGTTGAACCTCGTCGGCTTTTCCAACGTGAAGGGGCTGGAAGCGATCGGCTCGAACCTCTTCGTCGAAAGCCCCGCATCCGGCGCACCCGTCGGCGGACAGCCGGGCACCGATGGCTTGGGCACGTTGCGGCAGGGCTATCTGGAAGACAGTTCCGTCGATCCCGTTCGAGAAATCACCAAGCTGATCGAGGCGCAGCGGGGCTACGAGCTGAACTCAAAAGTCATCACCGCCGCCGACCAGATGCTCGGCGCGACGACGCAGATCCGATGA
- a CDS encoding flagellar hook-basal body complex protein: MDNAGYTVLTRLSGLRHEMQTIANNIANASTQGYRKEGVIFAEHIRAIDDAPSLSMAKGNVRHTSNLQGGVERTGGTFDMAIEGDGFFLVETPDGEALTRAGHFLPNAAGELVTNEGNRVLDAGGAPIFIPPDAGGVAVARDGTISADGVPLVQIGLWRAAAPQDVTRGSGLLFRLSAPAEPIPPDEGAAILQGHLEASNVNPLLEISRMIEVQRAYELGQSFSEKEDERIRNVLSTLSR; this comes from the coding sequence ATGGATAACGCCGGCTACACCGTCCTCACCCGACTTTCCGGTCTGCGACATGAGATGCAGACGATCGCGAACAATATCGCAAACGCATCGACGCAAGGCTACCGCAAGGAAGGCGTGATCTTCGCCGAGCATATCAGGGCTATCGATGACGCCCCTTCCCTGTCCATGGCGAAGGGAAACGTCCGCCACACCTCGAACCTTCAGGGCGGTGTCGAAAGGACTGGCGGCACCTTCGACATGGCGATCGAAGGCGACGGCTTCTTCCTCGTCGAGACCCCGGACGGAGAGGCGTTGACCCGCGCCGGTCACTTCCTGCCGAACGCAGCCGGCGAGCTGGTCACGAACGAGGGGAACCGCGTTCTGGATGCCGGCGGCGCGCCGATCTTCATCCCGCCTGACGCGGGCGGCGTCGCCGTTGCGCGTGACGGCACGATCTCAGCTGACGGAGTTCCTCTGGTACAGATCGGCCTTTGGCGCGCCGCCGCGCCGCAAGACGTGACACGTGGATCGGGCCTTCTGTTCCGCCTGTCCGCTCCGGCAGAGCCGATCCCCCCCGACGAAGGCGCAGCGATCCTGCAGGGCCATTTGGAAGCGTCGAACGTGAACCCCCTGTTGGAGATCAGCCGCATGATCGAGGTGCAGCGCGCCTACGAGCTTGGCCAGAGCTTTTCCGAAAAAGAGGACGAGCGCATCCGCAACGTCCTTTCCACCCTAAGCCGATAG
- a CDS encoding flagellar biosynthetic protein FliQ: MLNEGVYYDTLRQGLWIAVTISAPILTVALIAGLVIGLFQALTSVQEMTLTFVPKLVAIGLVFWATMGFMTRTLTTYFDATIVPLISGG; the protein is encoded by the coding sequence ATGCTGAATGAAGGCGTCTACTACGACACGCTGCGGCAGGGATTGTGGATCGCTGTCACGATCTCTGCGCCGATCCTGACGGTGGCGTTGATCGCCGGTCTTGTGATCGGTCTGTTTCAGGCCCTGACCTCGGTGCAGGAAATGACGCTGACCTTCGTGCCCAAGCTGGTCGCCATCGGCCTCGTGTTCTGGGCGACGATGGGATTCATGACGCGCACCCTTACCACCTACTTCGACGCGACCATCGTGCCGCTGATCTCGGGGGGCTGA
- the fliE gene encoding flagellar hook-basal body complex protein FliE produces the protein MDIAAAFAAQRYAAARPATTPDPAVAAATEAVQSFAETLQKGDDTARAAMTGAADPHALVQALGEAKFAVDTAVTVRNKVVEAYQEILRMPV, from the coding sequence ATGGACATCGCCGCCGCCTTCGCCGCCCAGCGCTATGCCGCCGCTCGCCCGGCCACGACACCCGATCCGGCCGTTGCCGCCGCGACGGAAGCTGTTCAGAGCTTTGCCGAAACGCTGCAAAAGGGCGACGATACAGCCCGCGCCGCTATGACCGGTGCCGCCGATCCGCACGCGCTGGTGCAGGCACTGGGAGAAGCGAAATTCGCCGTCGATACCGCCGTGACTGTGCGCAACAAAGTGGTCGAGGCGTATCAGGAAATCCTGCGGATGCCCGTCTGA
- the flgC gene encoding flagellar basal body rod protein FlgC has protein sequence MSDVLGSMAASASGMQVQSERLRHVSENIANADTPGYRRKTIAFRDMADGTVQADRVQLDRRELPRVYDPGHPMADDTGFYDGSTVDLIIEVADAREAQRSYEANLKIFDQSRQMAQGLLELLRR, from the coding sequence ATGAGCGATGTACTTGGCAGCATGGCGGCCTCCGCCAGTGGGATGCAGGTGCAGTCCGAACGTCTACGCCACGTCTCGGAAAACATCGCAAACGCCGACACCCCCGGCTATCGGCGCAAGACGATCGCATTTCGCGACATGGCCGACGGAACAGTCCAAGCCGACCGCGTTCAACTTGACCGTCGCGAATTGCCGCGTGTCTACGACCCCGGCCACCCGATGGCCGACGACACTGGTTTCTACGACGGCTCGACCGTCGATCTCATCATAGAGGTCGCCGACGCCCGTGAAGCGCAGCGCTCGTACGAGGCCAACCTCAAGATCTTCGATCAATCCCGCCAGATGGCGCAGGGGCTTCTAGAGCTGCTGCGCCGCTAA
- a CDS encoding FlgB family protein, producing MADMGIKEIAHRMAAHAAVRQSHIARNVANADTPGYRATDINDFAQELDPAVRMQATRPGHIGAHPGATEHRMILRDGEASPNGNTVSLETEMMHAAQARQSHDMALSIYSSARDILSSALGRNR from the coding sequence ATGGCAGATATGGGGATAAAAGAGATCGCGCATCGGATGGCGGCCCACGCCGCCGTGCGCCAGTCGCATATCGCCCGCAACGTCGCCAATGCGGATACGCCGGGCTACCGCGCCACCGACATCAACGACTTCGCGCAAGAGCTGGACCCCGCCGTTCGGATGCAAGCCACGCGACCCGGCCACATCGGCGCGCATCCCGGTGCAACTGAACATCGGATGATCTTACGAGACGGGGAAGCCTCCCCTAACGGCAACACCGTCTCGCTGGAGACGGAGATGATGCACGCCGCGCAGGCGCGCCAAAGCCACGACATGGCCCTCTCGATCTATTCCAGCGCCCGCGACATCCTGAGCAGCGCGCTCGGACGGAACAGGTAA
- a CDS encoding FliI/YscN family ATPase: protein MTPAGYDNIRAALNGVTIERPLGQVCGILEGTIEVSGLNRLVAIGDRVRIGATGRELMGEIVGAEGTKMRVLPDGSAGGLRIGDDVAVMGVTTVSPDDSWIGRIVDPAGRPLDGRPLLPGPTNRSLAARAPAAADRRTMGARIETGLRAFNTLLPIVRGQRIGLFAGSGVGKSSLLAALARRLDADVVVFAMIGERSREIRDAVERGLGPDGMARTVIIAATADAPATERARCLPAALSVAEHHRDAGKHVLLLADSITRHAEAHRQVAGARGETPVFGGYPASMPTDIAALCERAGPGAEGQGDITAVFTVLVAGGDHDGPVADTLRGILDGHIVLDRRIAERGRFPAVDLSRSVSRSLPEAASDHENTLIAETRRLIGAYERSEMMIKAGLYAAGSDRTLDAAIESWARIDTFLSQSEAGTMQDSFVALARCLSRRGQGGGE from the coding sequence ATGACACCAGCCGGTTACGATAATATTCGCGCTGCCCTGAACGGAGTAACGATCGAGCGTCCGTTGGGTCAGGTGTGCGGCATACTGGAAGGGACGATCGAAGTGTCGGGCCTGAACCGTCTCGTAGCGATCGGGGATCGTGTCCGGATCGGCGCGACTGGTCGAGAACTCATGGGCGAAATCGTAGGTGCCGAAGGCACCAAGATGCGCGTGCTGCCCGACGGTTCCGCAGGGGGCCTGCGCATCGGCGACGATGTGGCGGTTATGGGTGTAACGACCGTATCCCCCGATGACAGTTGGATCGGGCGTATCGTCGATCCTGCGGGTCGTCCTTTGGATGGGCGACCTTTGCTGCCCGGTCCGACCAATCGCAGTCTGGCCGCGCGCGCGCCTGCTGCTGCAGACCGGCGTACCATGGGCGCGCGAATCGAAACCGGGCTGCGCGCGTTCAACACGCTTCTACCCATCGTGCGCGGCCAACGGATCGGGCTTTTCGCCGGCTCGGGTGTTGGCAAGTCCAGCCTTTTGGCCGCCCTTGCACGCAGGTTGGACGCTGATGTGGTCGTCTTCGCGATGATCGGCGAACGAAGTCGTGAGATCCGCGATGCGGTCGAACGCGGGCTGGGGCCGGACGGCATGGCGCGCACCGTCATCATTGCGGCAACGGCAGATGCCCCCGCGACCGAGCGTGCGCGATGTTTACCTGCGGCGTTGTCTGTTGCGGAGCATCACCGCGATGCCGGCAAGCACGTGCTTCTCTTGGCCGACTCGATCACCCGCCATGCCGAGGCTCATCGGCAGGTAGCCGGGGCGCGGGGCGAGACACCTGTTTTTGGCGGCTACCCGGCTTCGATGCCCACAGATATAGCGGCACTGTGCGAACGGGCGGGACCGGGCGCCGAAGGGCAGGGCGATATTACGGCCGTCTTCACGGTTCTGGTGGCTGGGGGCGATCATGACGGACCGGTGGCCGATACCCTGCGCGGGATCCTTGATGGCCACATCGTTTTGGACCGCAGAATTGCCGAGCGTGGTCGCTTCCCGGCGGTGGACTTGTCGCGGTCCGTTTCACGATCTTTGCCAGAGGCTGCCAGTGACCACGAGAACACCCTGATTGCAGAAACGCGCCGCCTGATCGGAGCGTATGAACGGTCCGAGATGATGATTAAGGCCGGACTATATGCCGCTGGCAGTGATCGGACGCTTGATGCCGCAATAGAGTCCTGGGCGCGCATCGATACGTTCCTGAGCCAAAGCGAGGCCGGAACGATGCAGGACAGTTTCGTGGCCTTGGCACGCTGCCTGTCGCGTCGCGGTCAGGGGGGCGGAGAATGA
- a CDS encoding DUF1217 domain-containing protein, with the protein MTFVPAIPFSGVGGYQFLLRTRPAQQAAFEAQPQVQRRLDHFAERIAQIGSPEELVADRTLREVALGAFGLDSDVDSRYLIEQVLGANSRDPSSLVNRFTDKRYLAMSRAFGFGDIGGPRTQDTGFAERITGLYRDRQFEIAAGEVDTDMRLALGLSRDLGDIAKSPQGNDAKWFTVMATPPLRKVFEVALNLPESFGTLDIDRQLSEFKSRAEAAFGTSELAELNKTDIKDQLRTRFLALSQLQGFNVSRTTGASIALTVLQAG; encoded by the coding sequence ATGACATTTGTTCCTGCGATACCGTTCTCCGGCGTTGGTGGATACCAGTTCTTGCTACGCACGCGCCCTGCCCAGCAGGCCGCGTTCGAGGCACAGCCACAGGTCCAGCGGCGCCTCGATCATTTCGCAGAGCGGATCGCACAAATCGGCTCTCCGGAGGAGCTAGTCGCGGATCGCACACTGCGCGAAGTCGCTTTGGGGGCCTTCGGTCTCGATAGCGATGTCGATAGTCGCTACTTGATCGAGCAAGTACTCGGCGCGAATTCCCGCGATCCAAGCTCTCTCGTAAACCGCTTCACGGACAAGCGTTACCTTGCCATGTCCCGTGCTTTCGGTTTCGGGGATATCGGAGGCCCGCGCACGCAAGATACGGGCTTCGCCGAACGGATCACAGGTCTCTACCGCGACCGCCAGTTCGAGATCGCAGCGGGCGAGGTCGACACAGATATGCGCCTCGCCCTAGGGCTAAGTCGCGACCTTGGTGACATTGCCAAAAGTCCTCAGGGCAACGATGCCAAGTGGTTCACCGTGATGGCAACGCCCCCCTTGCGCAAAGTCTTCGAAGTGGCGCTGAACCTGCCCGAAAGTTTCGGGACTCTGGACATTGATCGCCAGCTCTCAGAGTTCAAATCGCGCGCCGAAGCGGCCTTTGGCACGTCGGAACTGGCAGAGCTGAACAAGACGGACATCAAAGACCAATTGCGAACACGCTTCTTGGCCCTCAGTCAGCTTCAGGGTTTCAACGTCTCACGGACAACGGGTGCCAGCATCGCGCTGACCGTGCTGCAGGCGGGCTGA
- the flbT gene encoding flagellar biosynthesis repressor FlbT, with translation MSGLVLKLAPSERLLINGAVIENGQRRGRLNILTPGAHILRLRDAIHPNEATTPVRRLCYLAQLVLSGDRRIEDVAPDLVSGINAISQIFTEPQQHEALSLARRAASDGQAYQTLKALRSLLHVETELLSRSPV, from the coding sequence ATGAGTGGTCTGGTCCTCAAACTTGCACCGTCGGAACGGCTGCTGATCAACGGCGCGGTGATCGAGAACGGTCAGCGGCGTGGTCGCCTGAACATCCTGACGCCGGGGGCCCACATCTTGCGGCTGCGCGACGCCATTCATCCGAATGAGGCAACGACGCCGGTGCGCCGCCTTTGTTATCTGGCTCAGCTCGTGCTGTCGGGCGACCGACGCATCGAGGATGTTGCTCCAGATCTTGTCTCAGGCATCAATGCCATCTCGCAGATCTTTACCGAACCCCAACAACATGAGGCTCTCTCGCTCGCCCGGCGGGCCGCCAGCGATGGCCAAGCCTACCAAACCCTGAAGGCCCTGCGCAGCTTGCTGCACGTGGAAACTGAGCTGCTCAGCCGGTCACCGGTATGA
- the flaF gene encoding flagellar biosynthesis regulator FlaF, which translates to MNASLMAHAGYAATNSSIRTPRSIEYDVFAKATTALRKAESASEKAHAIADNRALWTILATEVADPQNGLPKELRARIFYLSEFVTHHSSRVLRGEIGTEALIDVNTTIMSGLRQTSARAA; encoded by the coding sequence GTGAACGCATCTCTTATGGCCCATGCAGGATACGCTGCGACCAACAGTTCCATCCGGACACCTCGTTCCATCGAGTACGATGTTTTCGCCAAGGCCACCACCGCGCTCCGCAAAGCCGAATCCGCCTCCGAAAAGGCGCATGCCATTGCGGACAATCGCGCGCTCTGGACAATTCTCGCCACCGAAGTCGCAGATCCTCAAAATGGCCTCCCCAAAGAATTGCGTGCGAGAATCTTCTACCTGTCCGAATTCGTGACTCATCACAGTTCGCGTGTTCTGCGCGGCGAAATCGGCACAGAGGCGTTAATAGACGTCAACACGACGATCATGTCGGGACTTCGTCAGACATCGGCGCGTGCCGCATGA
- a CDS encoding flagellin yields the protein MSSILTNNSAMVALQTLKGINKNLGEVQSQISTGKEVGQAKDNSAIWAISKVMESDVSGFTAISKSLSLGESTVSVASAGAEQVTNLLNEMKEKVVAATGENVDNVKLTADVNELKAQITSVIGASQFNGANLLNTAGNAGISVLSSIDRDAGGTVTASNIDVASVDFEANLDLTTIDVSSAAAAETSITAMETLIQTAVDGAAALGASGKRISDQGEFVGKLTDSIKSGIGSLVDANMEEASARLQALQVQQQLGTQALSIANQAPQQLLSLFR from the coding sequence ATGTCCAGCATTCTGACCAACAACTCCGCGATGGTGGCCCTTCAAACGCTAAAAGGTATCAACAAGAACCTTGGCGAAGTTCAAAGCCAGATTTCCACCGGCAAAGAAGTCGGTCAAGCCAAAGACAACTCGGCCATCTGGGCCATCTCCAAGGTGATGGAATCTGATGTCAGCGGCTTCACGGCAATCTCGAAAAGCCTGTCGCTGGGCGAATCGACCGTCTCGGTTGCCAGTGCCGGAGCGGAACAAGTCACCAATCTCTTGAACGAGATGAAGGAAAAGGTCGTCGCCGCAACCGGTGAGAACGTCGACAATGTCAAGCTGACCGCCGATGTGAACGAACTGAAGGCACAGATCACCTCGGTGATCGGCGCGTCGCAATTCAACGGCGCGAACCTGCTGAACACTGCGGGTAACGCTGGCATTTCGGTCCTGTCGTCGATTGACCGCGATGCGGGGGGTACAGTCACGGCATCCAATATCGACGTCGCATCGGTCGACTTCGAGGCGAACCTCGACCTGACCACCATAGATGTCAGTTCTGCGGCTGCGGCCGAAACGTCGATCACCGCGATGGAAACGTTGATCCAGACGGCTGTTGATGGTGCGGCTGCCCTGGGCGCATCGGGCAAACGGATCTCCGATCAGGGCGAATTTGTCGGCAAGCTGACCGACTCGATCAAGTCCGGCATTGGCTCGTTGGTGGACGCCAACATGGAAGAGGCGTCGGCCCGCCTGCAGGCGCTTCAGGTGCAGCAGCAGCTGGGAACCCAGGCGCTGTCCATCGCCAATCAGGCACCGCAGCAGCTACTGTCCCTGTTCCGCTGA
- a CDS encoding ATP-binding cassette domain-containing protein gives MSDGLNLSNVSISLNGTALFAIDAQVAKGKVLTVMGPSGSGKSTLLAFLTGTLDRTFAAQGRIVLNGRDVTDLPTHRRRIGILFQDDLLFPHLSVAGNLAFGLPPGPKAQRQEFVEQALDEVGLADFGPRDPATLSGGQRARIALMRTILAGPEALLLDEPFSRLDADRREQTRQMVFQTATARGLPVVLVTHDGEDADAAGGQIIRLGAIT, from the coding sequence ATGTCTGACGGTCTGAACCTCTCGAACGTATCCATATCATTGAACGGCACGGCGCTGTTCGCCATCGATGCACAGGTCGCGAAAGGTAAGGTGCTGACCGTCATGGGTCCATCCGGCAGCGGCAAGTCCACGCTTCTGGCCTTCCTGACCGGGACGTTGGATCGCACATTCGCGGCGCAGGGCCGGATCGTGTTGAACGGGCGCGACGTGACAGACCTGCCCACTCATCGACGACGCATCGGCATCCTGTTCCAGGACGACCTTCTGTTCCCGCACCTGTCCGTCGCCGGCAATCTGGCGTTCGGACTGCCCCCCGGCCCCAAGGCGCAGCGCCAAGAGTTTGTAGAGCAGGCACTCGATGAAGTCGGCCTTGCCGATTTCGGGCCGCGTGACCCGGCGACTCTCTCCGGTGGTCAACGCGCCCGGATCGCGCTTATGCGGACGATCCTTGCGGGACCGGAAGCGCTTTTGCTGGACGAGCCGTTCTCTCGGCTCGACGCAGATCGCCGAGAGCAAACCCGGCAGATGGTATTCCAGACGGCGACCGCACGCGGTTTGCCCGTCGTGCTGGTCACGCACGACGGCGAGGACGCAGACGCGGCTGGCGGTCAGATCATACGTCTGGGCGCAATCACCTAA